A genomic window from Salvia hispanica cultivar TCC Black 2014 chromosome 5, UniMelb_Shisp_WGS_1.0, whole genome shotgun sequence includes:
- the LOC125189339 gene encoding protein FAR1-RELATED SEQUENCE 5-like, with protein MEEVFVIPECSPQLKPVIGQKFQSLDFAFAFAFYDVYARAVGFDTRKQGMRKAADGVTTWYFVVCNREGCKRSNEEDDVNVRSGFTLKRRRFSKRCGCKACISFKYFSEAGIPGYIIHEFNEVHNHCMVESEHQQFMTLNRKLDDVHHKFILDCSKANIGPTLTFKVLKEILGGFELVGCNVGDIRNTSRDIKAFAHGCDVQMVLDDMAKKKELSDAFTYHYEVNAANQLVALFWCDGLMKRNYHMFGDIVAFDSTYNTRSIPLDRRADTLQLASKVPGRLLRDEDFKKEFNACIWSHLLEPDEFEEEWNEVIERYELQQCSDFRRNARTKLDYNDAYSAHLATKLGTSCDDLQTSMFRKIQEEIIDGNDDAVSWFSSQI; from the exons atggaagaag TGTTTGTTATACCTGAATGTTCTCCACAATTGAAGCCTGTGATTGGTCAGAAGTTCCAATCCCTAGATTTTGCGTTTGCGTTTGCGTTTTATGATGTGTATGCCCGCGCTGTTGGGTTTGATACGCGCAAACAAGGAATGAGGAAGGCGGCGGACGGTGTTACTACTTGGTATTTTGTGGTATGCAATAGGGAGGGCTGCAAGAGGTCGAACGAGGAAGACGATGTGAATGTACGTTCTGGTTTTACTCTTAAACGCAGGCGGTTTTCCAAGCGATGTGGTTGTAAAGCTTGTATATCCTTCAAGTACTTTTCCGAAGCAGGAATACCGGGATATATTATTCACGAGTTCAACGAGGTTCACAACCATTGTATGGTGGAGTCGGAGCATCAGCAGTTTATGACACTTAACCGGAAGTTGGATGACGTACATCACAAATTCATTCTTGACTGTTCCAAGGCTAATATAGGCCCCACACTTACCTTTAAGGTATTGAAGGAAATCCTCGGTGGATTTGAACTTGTCGGTTGCAATGTTGGGGATATCAGGAACACATCTCGTGACATCAAAGCATTCGCACACGGTTGTGACGTGCAGATGGTGTTGGACGACATGGCGAAGAAGAAGGAGTTGTCGGATGCCTTCACATATCACTACGAAGTTAATGCTGCTAACCAGTTGGTTGCCCTTTTTTGGTGTGATGGTTTGATGAAAAGGAACTACCATATGTTTGGTGATATAGTGGCGTTTGACTCCACTTACAACACAAGATCGATCCccctagaccgc AGAGCAGACACTCTTCAGTTGGCTTCCAAGGTTCCAGGCAGGTTGCTTAGGGACGAAGATTTCAAGAAAGAATTCAATGCATGCATTTGGTCGCACTTGCTTGAACCCGACGAATTTGAAGAGGAGTGGAATGAAGTGATTGAGCGTTATGAGCTTCAACAATGCTCGGACTTTCGGAGGAATGCTAGAACAAAGCTGGACTACAACGATGCTTACTCTGCCCATCTGGCCACTAAGTTGGGAACATCTTGCGACGATTTACAGACGAGTATGTTCAGGAAGATACAAGAAGAAATTATTGATGGGAATGACGATGCCGTGTCTTGGTTTTCATCACAGATATGA